The following are from one region of the Streptosporangiales bacterium genome:
- a CDS encoding ABC transporter family substrate-binding protein, protein MARRFKTGLTLTVSLVCTTGLLLAGCAGGGATSDDGKVTGDVNTANTVKEVGEGGTATYTITYPISNWNVLNTGGSTYSVLDIASVLLPSVFPIEPDNTPKLNSTLVTSAKKVGDSPQTLRYTIDPKATWSDGEPITADDFTYTWRALDPRECPKCQASNTAGYDRIASVKGTDEGRTVTVEFDKPYVDWQALFTPILPAHVAEKYGPTDTAAGLEKSFNEGFAKNVPKVSGGPFRIKEYTSDGSVVMVRNEKWYGAKPHLEKLVFRLITDVAQQPTSLANQEVDAIYPHPQVDIVEQIEELPNVKYQVTPGASVHNIWLNLNAAPMKDKALRKAIFQAVSVPQVIDKTIGQFDESAKPLKGHMFLPGAPGYEDAVSKYEYGIGDVEKAKQTLTDAGYTGVGEKVVDPDGKAVPTLRFAVQAGDKLRTSEAQLVKAALAPVGVDVQIATVANTVDAVQEGNWAITVGTITSSPFAATTNVPYYLGCPKGVTFCRFNLGNYGNPKVDDLLNAALSAPTAEAAAKSLQEADDIVSSDYAVLPLYQNRSFLAYDAKLGNIRDNSLSFPTYNTEQWGLLGES, encoded by the coding sequence ATGGCCCGACGCTTCAAGACCGGACTGACCTTGACGGTCAGCCTCGTGTGCACGACAGGCCTGCTGCTCGCCGGCTGCGCCGGTGGTGGTGCGACGTCCGACGACGGCAAGGTCACCGGCGACGTGAACACGGCGAACACGGTGAAGGAGGTCGGCGAGGGCGGGACGGCGACGTACACCATCACCTACCCGATCTCGAACTGGAACGTGCTGAACACCGGCGGCTCGACGTACTCCGTCCTCGACATCGCGAGCGTCCTGCTGCCCAGCGTCTTCCCGATCGAGCCCGACAACACGCCGAAGCTCAACTCCACCCTCGTGACCAGCGCGAAGAAGGTGGGCGACTCTCCGCAGACGTTGCGATACACCATCGACCCGAAGGCGACCTGGTCAGACGGCGAGCCGATCACGGCAGACGACTTCACCTACACCTGGCGCGCCCTCGACCCGCGCGAGTGCCCGAAGTGCCAGGCGTCCAACACCGCCGGCTACGACCGCATCGCGTCGGTGAAGGGCACGGACGAGGGCAGGACCGTCACCGTCGAGTTCGACAAGCCGTACGTCGACTGGCAGGCGTTGTTCACGCCCATCCTCCCGGCGCACGTCGCTGAGAAGTACGGGCCGACCGACACCGCAGCGGGTCTGGAGAAGAGCTTCAACGAGGGCTTCGCCAAGAACGTCCCCAAGGTCTCCGGTGGCCCGTTCCGGATCAAGGAGTACACCTCCGACGGGTCGGTCGTGATGGTGCGCAACGAGAAGTGGTACGGCGCGAAGCCGCATCTGGAGAAGCTCGTCTTCCGCCTGATCACCGACGTGGCGCAGCAGCCGACCTCCCTGGCCAACCAGGAGGTCGACGCCATCTACCCGCACCCACAGGTCGACATCGTCGAGCAGATCGAGGAGCTGCCGAACGTCAAGTACCAGGTCACGCCCGGCGCGTCGGTCCACAACATCTGGCTGAACCTCAACGCGGCACCGATGAAGGACAAGGCGCTGCGCAAGGCGATCTTCCAGGCCGTGAGCGTCCCGCAGGTCATCGACAAGACGATCGGCCAGTTCGACGAGAGCGCGAAACCGTTGAAGGGCCACATGTTCCTGCCCGGCGCGCCCGGATACGAGGACGCGGTGAGCAAGTACGAGTACGGCATCGGCGACGTCGAGAAGGCCAAGCAGACCCTGACCGACGCCGGGTACACAGGGGTCGGTGAGAAGGTCGTCGACCCGGACGGCAAGGCCGTGCCGACACTGCGCTTCGCGGTGCAGGCGGGCGACAAGCTGCGGACGAGCGAGGCACAGCTGGTCAAGGCAGCGCTCGCGCCGGTAGGCGTCGACGTGCAGATCGCCACGGTCGCCAACACGGTCGACGCCGTGCAGGAGGGCAACTGGGCGATCACCGTCGGCACGATCACGTCGTCGCCGTTCGCCGCGACCACCAACGTCCCGTACTACCTGGGCTGCCCGAAGGGCGTGACCTTCTGCCGGTTCAACCTCGGCAACTACGGCAACCCGAAGGTCGACGACCTGCTCAACGCGGCACTGTCCGCCCCCACCGCCGAGGCGGCGGCGAAGAGCCTGCAGGAGGCCGACGACATCGTCTCCTCCGACTACGCGGTGCTGCCGCTGTACCAGAACAGGTCGTTCCTCGCGTACGATGCGAAGCTCGGCAACATCCGCGACAACAGCCTGTCGTTCCCGACGTACAACACCGAGCAGTGGGGACTGCTGGGCGAGTCATGA
- a CDS encoding M20/M25/M40 family metallo-hydrolase — translation MTDLRGMLEDLERLICCESPSSDVETLHRCADVLAEIGTARLGAAPSRSEVGGKPVLRFGPPDPVVLLLGHLDTVHPLGTLAAVPYRVDGGRVYGPGVFDMKAGLVQALHAMAGAEHRGRIGLLVTSDEELGSPGSRPVIEDAARGAAAVLVLEASSEGRLKTVRKGVSNYELVLTGRAAHAGLEPEKGANACLGLAHAVIAVAALADPGAGTTVTPTVASAGTTSNTVPDRASLLVDARAATVAEQERVDAAMRALPSAVPGVGVELLGGINRPPLAAEASARLFALAQEVATELGAPPLEGAHVGGGSDGNFTAALGVDTLDGLGAVGDGAHTHHEWADVAELGERMRLVSRLADRIVGGGRG, via the coding sequence ATGACAGACCTCAGGGGGATGCTCGAAGACCTCGAACGGCTGATCTGCTGCGAGTCGCCGTCCTCGGACGTCGAGACACTCCACCGGTGCGCCGACGTGCTGGCCGAGATCGGTACGGCGCGGCTGGGCGCGGCGCCGTCGCGCAGCGAGGTCGGCGGCAAGCCGGTGCTGCGGTTCGGGCCGCCCGACCCCGTCGTGCTGCTGCTCGGCCACCTCGACACCGTCCACCCGCTGGGCACGCTGGCGGCGGTGCCGTACCGCGTCGACGGCGGACGCGTGTACGGGCCAGGCGTGTTCGACATGAAGGCCGGCCTCGTGCAGGCGCTCCACGCGATGGCGGGCGCGGAGCACCGCGGCCGGATCGGCCTGCTCGTCACCTCCGACGAGGAGCTCGGCTCGCCCGGCAGCCGGCCCGTCATCGAGGACGCCGCACGCGGTGCCGCGGCCGTCCTCGTGCTCGAGGCGAGCAGTGAGGGCCGGCTCAAGACCGTGCGCAAGGGCGTCTCGAACTACGAGCTGGTGCTCACCGGTCGTGCCGCCCACGCGGGCCTGGAACCGGAGAAGGGCGCCAACGCGTGCCTCGGCCTCGCCCACGCCGTGATCGCGGTCGCCGCGCTCGCCGACCCGGGCGCGGGCACCACGGTCACGCCGACGGTCGCCTCCGCGGGCACGACGTCCAACACCGTTCCCGACCGGGCGTCGCTGCTGGTCGACGCCAGGGCGGCGACGGTCGCGGAGCAGGAACGCGTCGACGCCGCGATGCGCGCGTTGCCGAGCGCCGTCCCCGGCGTCGGCGTCGAGCTGCTCGGCGGGATCAACCGCCCGCCGCTCGCCGCCGAGGCGTCCGCGCGGCTGTTCGCCCTCGCTCAGGAGGTGGCCACGGAGCTCGGAGCACCGCCGCTCGAAGGTGCACACGTCGGTGGCGGTTCCGACGGCAACTTCACCGCCGCGCTCGGCGTCGACACGCTCGACGGCCTCGGTGCCGTCGGCGACGGCGCGCATACGCACCACGAGTGGGCCGATGTCGCCGAGCTGGGCGAGCGGATGCGCCTGGTGTCACGGCTCGCCGACCGGATCGTCGGAGGCGGGCGCGGATGA